GCGCCTGGAACTGCATTTTCACCAGGTTCGGGCAGAACAGGTAGATGGCATTGCCATGCTCGCCGCCGACCTCGCCCTTGGCGACGTTTACGCCGTACTCCACCAATAGGTTGAGGATGTCCCGCAGGATGCCGATGCGGTTCTGGCAGTGCACTTTGATACGCATGAAAAGGTCCGAAGATGAGTAGGCGCCGTGTCTTTTTGCCGCTGGACACAGATAGTCGTCAAGATTATGTGACAGTGTGCTGGCTTTTCCCAGCCCAATGCCGTGAAGAGTCACGCATCCGTAACGAATAGTTTACGAAATGCGGTAACTTTTCTTACTCATAGGCTTTTGAACCCGATGAAAACTCCCCGCGCGCGGGTTATCAATAGATACACAGCAGGACATAACAAGAACGAATGCCTAGCAGGAGAGCCGTATGAAGCAGACGCACTACGTGGCCCGCGAGCCCGATGCGCAAGGTTTTATCCACTACCCGCCGGAAGAACATGCGGTGTGGAACACCCTGATCACGCGCCAGTTGAAGGTGATCGAGGGCCGTGCCTGCCAGGAATACCTGGATGGCATCGACAAGCTCGGCCTGCCCCTGGATCGCATCCCGCAACTGGGCGAGATCAACCAAGTGCTGGCCGACACCACCGGCTGGCAAGTCGCCCGCGTGCCGGCGCTGATTCCCTTCCAGACTTTCTTCGAATTGCTCGCCAGCAAGCAGTTTCCGGTGGCGACCTTTATTCGTACCCGCGAAGAACTGGACTACCTGCAAGAGCCGGATATTTTCCACGAGATCTTCGGCCACTGCCCGCTGCTGACCAATCCCTGGTTTGCCGAGTTCACCCACACTTACGGCAAGCTCGGCCTGGCGGCCACCAAGGAACAACGGGTGTATCTGGCGCGCCTGTACTGGATGACCATCGAGTTCGGCCTGGTGGACACCCCTGAAGGCCGGCGTATCTACGGCGGCGGTATTCTGTCATCGCCTAAAGAAAGCGTGTATTGCCTGTCGGACGAGCCCGAGCACCAGGCCTTTGATCCGCTGGAAGCGATGCGCACGCCCTATCGCATCGACATCCTGCAACCGCTGTACTTCGTATTGCCCGAGCTCAAGCGCCTGTTCGACGTGGCGCAGGAAGACATCATGGGCATGGTCGAGCGCGGTATGGAATTGGGCTTGCACGCCCCGAAATTTCCGCCAAAGCCCAAGGCTGCTTGAGCGGTGACTTTTCAGGCCAGGTGAGTCTGTTCCCTGGCCCCGCGTTGCTTTAGGGTAACGCCAATAACCTTCAATCATTCGAATTCAGGACACCTTCATGACCACCTTGAACCAAGCCCATTGCGAAGCCTGCCGCGCCGACGCCCCGCAAGTCAGCGATGAAGAACTGCCGGTGCTGATCAAACAGATCCCGGACTGGAACATCGAAGTGCGCGACGGCGTGATGCAGCTGGAAAAGGTTTTTCTGTTCAAGAATTTCAAGTTCGCCCTGGCCTTCACCAACGCCGTGGGTGAAATCGCCGAAGCCGAAGGCCATCACCCTGGCCTGCTGACCGAATGGGGCAAAGTCACCGTGACCTGGTGGAGCCACTCCATCAAGGGCCTGCACCGCAACGACTTCATCATGGCCGCGCGCACCGATGAAGTGGCCAAGAGCGCCGAGGGCCGCAAGTAATGCACTTCGATGCGATTGGCCGCGTACCTGGCGATCCGATCCTCGGGCTCATGGACCTGTATGCCCAGGATGCCAACCCGGACAAGTTCGACCTC
This genomic stretch from Pseudomonas orientalis harbors:
- the phhA gene encoding phenylalanine 4-monooxygenase, which codes for MKQTHYVAREPDAQGFIHYPPEEHAVWNTLITRQLKVIEGRACQEYLDGIDKLGLPLDRIPQLGEINQVLADTTGWQVARVPALIPFQTFFELLASKQFPVATFIRTREELDYLQEPDIFHEIFGHCPLLTNPWFAEFTHTYGKLGLAATKEQRVYLARLYWMTIEFGLVDTPEGRRIYGGGILSSPKESVYCLSDEPEHQAFDPLEAMRTPYRIDILQPLYFVLPELKRLFDVAQEDIMGMVERGMELGLHAPKFPPKPKAA
- a CDS encoding 4a-hydroxytetrahydrobiopterin dehydratase, with translation MTTLNQAHCEACRADAPQVSDEELPVLIKQIPDWNIEVRDGVMQLEKVFLFKNFKFALAFTNAVGEIAEAEGHHPGLLTEWGKVTVTWWSHSIKGLHRNDFIMAARTDEVAKSAEGRK